The Marivirga salinae DNA window CTTGAGATGCGATGCCAATGTTTCCGTGATGCTTACCAATGCCAAAGAATACGGTAGCAAAGTGGAGGTGAAAAATATGAACTCCATCAGAAATGTTCACAGAGCTATAGAACATGAAGCTGAGCGGCTAATTCAATTAATTGAAAAAGGCGAAAAAGTTATTTCTGAAACCCGTGATTTTGATGCAGCTACTGGCACTACTTCTAGTTTGAGAACGAAGGAAGAATTGAATGATTATCGTTACTTTCCTGAACCAGATTTATCTCCACTTATTGTGGATGAAGCTTGGATCGAAGAAGTGAAAGCTCAAATGCCTGCTTTACCAAGGGAATTAGCTCAAAAATTCACTCAAGAATATGGATTGCCTGAATATGATGCACAGGTTTTAACTGATAATAAGGATATTGCATTGTATTTTGATAATCTTTGCCAAGAGACAAAGAATTATAAATCTGCTTCTAATTGGATAATGGGAACAGTGAAATCATATCTAAATGATAATAATTCGGATATTACTGATTTCCCAATTTCGCCAAAGCAATTAGCTGGATTAATTCAGTTAGTGGATGAAGGTAAAGTGAGTAATAGTGTTGCCAATCAGCAAATATTCAATAAAATGCTGGAGGATCAGCATTCTGAGGCAGAAGCAATAGCAAAAGAAGAGAACCTAATACAAGAAAGTTCGTCTGACAGTATTCAGCCAATAATTGACGAAGTTTTACAGGATATGGCTGATAAAGTAAAAGAATATAAATCCGGGAGAAAAGGATTAATAGGATTATTCGTTGGGGAAGTGATGAAACGCAGCAAAGGAAAAGCTGACCCCAAAAAAACTAATGAATTATTACAACAAACTTTAAAATAGATTATGAAATCGACATTAAAAATCAACTTCAAATTATACACCAACTGAAGGTGAATTTTTAATCAAAGATTCCATATGGCAATTAAAAAAAACAGTATACATATGAAAATTATTTTGAGAAATAGTGCTTTAACCATTCTAGCAGCTTTGTTTTTTGTGGCTTGCGGAAGCGATAAGGAGGAAAATGAAGGAACAACAATTAGTGGGAAAGTTGAAAATCCGCAAGATCAAGGAGTTATTACCTTGGCTAAGATTAGTGCAGGTAAAAGAGAAGTAGTGGACACACTTTATTTAGATGCGAATAATACATTCGAATCTACTGTTGAAACTACAGGGCCTGAGTTCTTTCAATTGAATTTTTACAACACTCAAGTAGCTACTTTAATTGTAAATGACAAAGATTTGAATATAATAGCAGATGGTGGAGATAGAAATGGAAAATTAGAGATTACAGGTTCCAAAGACATGGAATACATGAGCCAACTGCAAGATGTCATGAATAAACAGACTGAAGAGGTGCAGGAAATTAATAAGGAATTTATGGCAGCTCGAAAAGCTCAAGATGAGGAAAAGATGAAAAATATTCAGGATGATTTCCTTTTAATGCAAGAGAAGAAAAAAGAAGGTATCAAAAAGCAGGTGGAAGAAATGCTACCTTCTTTGGCCGCGATTCAGGCAATGAATTTTTTCAATCCAAATGAGGATTTTGAGTTTATGCAAAAAGTAGCTAATACAATAGCTGAAGCTCATCCAAATTCCGATATGGCTACTTTTTATAAAAAGCAGATGGATGATATGGCGAAGATTTCAGTGGGCGCACAGGCTCCTAATTTCAGTATGCCAACTCCTGAAGGGGACACTGTAAGTTTGAAAGATTTTAGAGGAGAATATGTTTTAGTTGATTTCTGGGCAGCATGGTGCAAGCCTTGCCGTCAGGAAAATCCTAATTTAGTGGAAGCTTACAATAAATATAAAGATCAAGGTTTTCAAATGTTAGGTGTATCATTAGATAAAAAACGTGAAGATTGGTTAAGAGCAATTGAAGCAGATAATTTAGAATGGACTCAGGTTTCTGAATTGAAATTTTGGCAAACTCCAATTGTTCAGGAATACAAAATCAATGGCATTCCATTTTCATTACTACTTGATCCAGAAGGGAAAATTGTAGCTAAGAATTTAAGAGGGGAAAGACTTCATGAGAAATTAGAAGAAATTTACGGAAGCTAATTTATGTCGATAAATACTTTAGAAAGCCCTGATTCAGTACTGTTTCAGGGCTTTTTTATTTAATTAGTTTAGGAGAAGTAATTTTATTATTGCACTTTGCTAGATTAGAACGTCATCCCTTTGAAGAAAGGGATCTATTGATTTTAACCAAAGGTTAAAATATTAAGAAAGGATTTTAGAGTATTCATTTCTATTTAGATTAGAGGGAAATAGCAGATTAGATTATTGAAACTTTGTTTCAATTAGACTAGATTCCTGCCTTCGCAGGAATGACGCATGGAATAAAGTGATGTACCTCATAGCTAGTATTTAAGCTAGCCATGAGCAAGTTCGATTAAGATGAAAAATTACTTAAAACAAACCCCCTCACCTCAATTCCTTGTTAAAAGTAATCGTAAACTTGGCTCCCTTATCTACCTCACTTTCAACCGAAATATTTCCGCCTAAACTTGTAATATGTGTATACACTAAATAAAGTCCAACACCTTTACTATTTTCATTATGATGGAAAGTTTGATGCAATCCGAAAATTTTATCTTTAACTTTTTCCATATCAAAACCCATTCCTTTGTCTTCAAAAATCAATTCTGTTTTATCAGGATAATCTTTACTCATGATTTTTAAATAAGGAATAGAGCCTACTTTTGAATATTTTATGGCGTTTGTAGTCAAGTTTAAAATAATACTTTCTAGGTAATTTCTGTTAATATATAGATAAGGTTGACTGCTGAAATCTGCTGTAATTTCAATTTTGGAACTAGAGATTAAATTATCGATTGAATCCAAAACAGATTTCAAACAATCTTCAATTTCGATTCTCTCCAATTTAACGATAGGACAACTATTAGTACTCACCGCGTCAATATAGAAATTCATTTTTTCCTTAAGATTTTCGCTTCCTTTTTTTAGTAGATCAATAAGGTTAAGATTCTTTTGATTTCCAATATCAGAAAGCTCAATCATATTAAGTAACGTTTGCATATTTTGAATAGGAGATCGCAAATCATGAGTAGTTCTGTAATTAATCTCCCTAAATTCGGCATTTCTATTACTAAGCTGTGCCAATTGATTATTTCTTTCAGATTCCAATCTCTTTTTGTAAGTAATTTCTTTAGCAATAGCAAAAATAGTTTGATCTTCATCTGATGGGATTGATGTCCAAGCTAACCAAATTATTTTTCCGCTTTTGGTGATATACCTGTTTTCAAAATTATGGAGACTATTTGACTTTATTAATTCCTGTCGGTGAATAGAAGTGACTTTTTCGTCTTCAGGATGAATGAAGCTAAAGATGGGGCTGGCATAAAGTTCTTCAAAACTATAGCCTAATGTATTTACTACTGCTTGGTTAATTTTTTTGAAGTAGCCATCATAACCTGCAATACATACTAAATCGGGTGTCAACTCAAAATAACGTTCATAATTGAAGCTTGAATTATTCATTTAACCATAGGAATTATAATATAAATATTTAAAGATAGTCTTTTTATAGAAAAGACGGGATTTTTTTACACTTCAAAAGACCATAAAATGCATTAAATTAGTACCCAAAATCGTAATGTCGTGCTAATGTCGGATATAAGCCCATTTAATTCGTTTTATTTTAAGGTTTAAAAAAGCTACTTGCCATGGTCAACAAAACAATATATAATATGCAACAACCTGAATTAGGCCAGAAAATCCAAAATTGGAGAAAGGCAAAAGGACTTACGCAAGAAGAGCTTGTAGAAAAATGTAATTTAAATGTTCGTACCCTTCAAAGAATTGAAGCGGGCGAAGTGCTGCCAAGGAGCTATACAGTAAAATCAATCTTGGAAGTGCTAAAGGTGGACTTTTCTGAGCTTAATTTAAAAGAAGAGCAGCAGAACCAATTTTCAGCTCTACTAGGAAATAAAAAAGCATACTTTAAATGGGGAGCTATAATCGGGATTATTTATTTGTGTCTATCATTTGTGGAGGGCTTTATGGAAGTGGGTTTTTATTATTGGCATGATAGTGAGCGTGATGTTTCTGGTGTAAATTACAGCTTAGTAAAGATAGGAGTGATGCTTACTTTTGCCGTTTTTTATTATCCAATCTATTTAATTGGAAAAGCATTGAATGATAATTTAATAAAAATCAGCAGTATATTTTTAATTGTACTTATCTTGATTAGCAATATTAATGACATAGTGGTTTTTTATACAAGTTATATGTCATTAGCATCAGTGATGATTATAAGAAGTATTATGTTCGGAATTGGATATATTCTGCTTGGAACAGCCTTCGTATTGAGACAAAAATCATTAGGTACGCTTTCTTTAGTAATAGGGATTTTTGCTATTGTTACAGGCTTAGGATTTGTAAGTGTTTTAATGGCTATTCCAGCATTATTCACTTTAACTATTTTTGAAATTCTAATGCTTGTATTCATTGTGAAAGCAATGAGCGATAGCGGGTTTACCATGAGAAAAAGTGATCAGGAACTTTCTGCTGCAGTTTCTTAAAATATAAAAGGGATACTGATTCATTTTCAGTATTCCTTTACACCTTTATACTTTTTTCTACAGTTTTAAACCCTCATTTCAAATATTTAAGACAATACCATATTCAAAATTTTCATCTGGATTTATTTATACCTTAACTTTTCCTGCATACATCAGCGATAAAAACAAAAGAATACCACTTGTTTTAAGATTGCCAACTGCTACTAATTTTTACAAAATTCCATACTCCCTATATGTTTCTATAAATCAACTCTAAAATAACAGCCTTTGATGAAATATGACTCAATGTTTATTGCAAAAAAATGTTGAAGAGGATAATCTTGTGAATAACCTTTGGCTAGTAGAGCTTCAATCAGTTTAGGGATCAACCATGTTTTAAATAAATGTTAAAAGTAGTAAAATCGCCTACCTCGCTTTCAACCTCTATTCTTCCGCCTTGGTTAGTAACCATTTTGTTTATTATAAACAAACCCAATCCTGTTCCTTCTATTTGTGGTTTCAAGCGGGTGAACTTAGAAAATATTTCTTCTTTTTTATCTGGCTCAATGCCTACTCCATTATCCTTTACTGAAAGAAGGGTCAATTCTTCAGCTTCTTCAATATTTTTCAAATAGTCATGAGTGTCATCTGTAATTTCACTTCCTTGTGATCGTTTAAATAAGTCCAATAATGCTATCAGGTTGGCTATAGGATCATTTAAATCATGTGAAACAGAGTAAATAAAAGTTTCGTGGTCTGCATTTATTTTTTCAATGATTTTTTTATCATTAATCCGGGCAGTGATGTTAATAAAAGTGATGACTACACCATTCGTAACATTTTTTTCTTAATGGTGTAAGGGAGTATATTCATTTGAAACCAACGATTGTCTGTAGTTTGGATTTCATCTTCATAATCAACGTTAGTCGTGATAACTTCTTTAATGATGTCTATCAATCCATCGAGTTGTGAAAGAGCTGGTAAATTAAAAATGGACTTTCCAAGATCCGTTTTTTCTAACTTAAAGTGGGCGTTTGCGGGTGGACTAAATTTTCTTAGAACCAAGTCCGCATCCACAAAAAACTGTGGTATGATCGTGTTTCTAAAATAGTTTTCTAACTCTTCGTTTAGCTCAACAAGTTTTCTGTTTTTTTTCTTCAATGGCTACTTTCTCACTCATAATACTTACCATTTTTAAAGTTATGCCCTAATTTGGGATAGAGGAAATGAAGTATAAAGGTATAAACTGGTTGTGATCAACATCTTACATTATTGTTATTATTAAATTTTATAAAATTCATATTTTTTTCGAGAGAATGCTTAAAACTCAGAAATGGAAAGGATTAGTTGTATTTATTACAATTATTCCAAATAATCTATTTGTAGTAAGCGCCATTCTAATTATTCAACTGAAGAACAGTTTAACCAACATTCTTATTTAAGCCGAGTAAATATGTAACATATGTAAGTATTATGATTTAATGTGTAACCTATTTTGATTTTAAAACACTAATCTTGTTAAGGGTAATTTAGCTAATATTCCTTTGGATTAATATTTCAAGAATGAAATTAATATTATATGTATTTATAATGCTACTGTTGTTTCCTATTTGTTCAAATGCTCAGTTACGAAACAACGGTAACTTAAGAATGCATTTAGAATCTAATATAGGGCTATTCGGTGATTTTTCGAATAATGGCAACTTCACAAATAATTTGGGTACGTTACATGTAGTCGGCTCAAACCCTCAAAAATTTAACGGAACCAATTTAATTCATACTAATAACTTAATAATTAATAAAGCAAGCAATTCACTGCAGCTAGATAATGTATTGCAAATTGCTGGTATCCTAACATTTACAAATGGTTTGATTCAAACTGACCATCTTGATATAACCACTGAATTTGTCAACTTTCTAGACGGTGCTTCTTATACTGGAGAAAGCAATACAAGTCACATTGATGGGGTAGTCCGTAAAACTGGGAATGATGCGTTTGTGTTTCCTACAGGAGATAATTCTATTTTAAGACCAATAGCAATAACACCACCAGCTTCTGCTACTGACCATTTTACAAGCTATTACACTGAGGGTAATCCACAGGAGTTTTATAGTGCTTCTTCGCTTGGTGCTGATTTAGATCATATTAGTGCTTGTGAATATTGGATACTAAATCGAACAGGCGGCAATTCAAATGTAGCGGTAACCTTGTCTTGGGATTCTAATTCTTGCGGAGTTGATAACTTATGCGATTTGCGGGTTTCACGCTGGGATGGAGCTCAATGGATATCTGGAGGAAACGGAGGAGTAAGCGGTACTGAAGCATCAGGAACTTTGGTTTCAGGAACAAATTGTTCTGTTCCAGAACCTATTTCAAGCTTTAGCCCTTTTACACTCGGCTCATTTTCCAGTGATAACCCACTGCCGATAAGTCTAATTTCATTCGATGCCAAAGTATGCGAATCTTCAGTTTGTCTGTCATGGCAAACTGCATCAGAAATTAACAACGATTTTTTTACAGTAGAAAAATCTAAGGATGGTGTAACCTGGGAAGCTTTTGTAAATTTAAAGGGAGCGGGAAATTCCCAATCCGTTTTAAATTATAAAACCATTGACAAATCCCCTTTCTCAGACCATTCATATTATAGATTAAAGCAAACTGATTTTAATGGTGAGTTTAAGTATTCGTCAATAGAGGGGGTTTATTTAGAAAATTCAATTGCACAAAGGTTGACTATTTACCCAAATCCGGCCAGAGATAATGTTACCATAAAAGGGTTGTCAACTGAATTAAAGAATATAAAAATTTACAACTTGATGGGACAAGAGGTAACCTCGTCTGTGATGATTATAAAAAATAATATTACTAGTGTAGAACTTGATATATCTCTTTTGATACAAGGGACATACTACGTAAAGACTAACAACCAACATAATTCAATTATTAAACAATAGCGCTAAGATTTCCTAATAAAGCGATAAATCTAAAGAGGAGAAGATACATTATCAAAATTATAACATCATGAAATATTTTTTAGCGTTAACTTTTCTGTTTTTTACTATCTGCTCACATGCGCAAGTAAAAATAGGGGATAATCCAAATACCATTAATGCTGCATCAATTTTGGAGATGGAAGATACCACACGAGGTGTATTGGTAACTCGAATGACCACTGCCCAACGTAATGCCATTGCATCCCCTCCTAGCGGTTTGCAAATTTATAATATTACAACCAATACTATGGATGTCTTCCGTAGTGATCATTGGGAGTCAACTACATACGCTAATACTGATGAAAACTTAGTCTATGTTTATTCAATGGACGATCTTCCTGCTCCGTCAGGTAGCAGCATAACACTGGATGCCAATTCAATGTATATTTTTAGAGGTATTATTGACATTTCTCCTTATTATCTGGAATTAAATGGGGCTAATTTACAAGGGATTGACCCTGCGCGGGATGGGGTACAATCATCTGTTAGTGGTGCTATTCTTAGAAGTACAGATGTTTCTGTATTTATGCAAGACCTTGTTGTTATTCCTTTAAGTGGAACTACCTCGGCCTACGATTTTAAAGATGCTTCAGGAACTAAATTTTGTAATCTTTTTTCTGGCAACTCAGTGATTGAAATTGGTATCCCTAGTTTAGGGGTTGGTCAAATTAGTGGCTTTATTGCTGCAACGATAGTCAAAAATTATTGGAACTGTGCTGATGGTTTGAAAGTAGACGGTAACATGGGTAAATTTGCTTGTGCTTATACTTTTATCACTAATCTTACCACAGGGGCAGGTATTGAATTTTTAGGTAGCCTGGTGATAGACGATATTGATCTTTCCAATAATTACTTTATTTATAGTGGGAATACAGGAGTGAAACTCAACCCTTCTGCTCAAGTTGATAGAGGTCGTTTGACAACAAATATGTTTAGAGATGTTGGAACTGTATTGAGTGGTGTGACACCCTACGATATCGGTTGGAATATGTCACAAAACACTAATATACCTGACACTCGTGCATATGGATATATATTTACGAACTCAAATGCCGAGAGTACCAATTTTCTAACTAATAATACCTATGCAAAAGTAAATGGAACCACTTCTAGTGTAAAACTCCTAAAATTTGAGTCTGTAATGAATAATCGACTTACTTATAAAGGAATGGAAGATATAATTGCAAATATTTTTATTACCGTTACAGGCAAATCCCCTTCCAACGATGCCAGCTTAACTTTGGCAGTTTCCAAGAACGGAACAGCAATTAACAATCCAAACCATAGTACGGGCCTCATGGTCAACAATCAGACATTTACATTAGTGTTGGAAACTGAGGTTGATATGAGCACAGATGATTACATAGAAGCAGTTATCAAAACAACTACAGGCGAGTCTTCAGTAGCTATTTCCGATCTACAATTTAGGGTTAGGGATTAAAAATAATTGTGAATGATTCTATATTTATGGATTGAAATTTTATTCAATTTTTTTCTGAGTAGCTTCTATAAATTCTTCAGAAGTATTTTAAATTATTAAGAATACGGTTCTAATTTGAACATTTATCCTGCACCATATCTTCTATTGTTGGATTATAAACATTATGTCGAGCGATGAAATAAATTGATTCTTTATTGGCTTTAATGAATTTTGTCAGGGAACAAAAATCAGTTAGCGAATCATTAGAGTCAATTCTAATGTCTGATGAAGAGGAAATTCCTTCAAGACCTTCAATATTGACTAATCTGATGTTGTTAAGAATTAATAGTTTTGGACATTCCACTAAATTTTCTAAACCACTTAAATCTGAAAGCTGTGAGTTATCAAATATAAATAGTTGCTCCCCAACCCTCGTAAGTCCATTTAAAGGGGTTAAATTTTCTAGGGTTCTATTGCTGTAAAGACTAAAGCTTGAAGAAATCTCACTTAAATTTTCAAGTCCTTCTAATGAGGTTAGTGATTGGTTATTCTTTATTTCTAGGAATTCTAGTTGTTTGATATTTTCTAAACCAGCTAATGATTTTAAATCTTTATTATTTAGGATTATGATACCATTTACTTCCACTAAATTTTTTAAAAGGCTTAAATCTTCAATTTCATAAGTGTTTTTTATTGACAAAGTTCCGCTAATAATTCTGTAAGCTTGAACTTCTGGTTTTTGAAAATCTGCTAATGAAAGTAATTCAAGATCTCCTTCCAAATGAGTTTTTAGTTCAGTTGTTTCATCATTGGGATTGCATGAAACAAAATAAAATAGGGTTAGAATTAGGGATAGATTTCTCATGGTTAAAAAAATAGATATGTAAATTAAAAAGTACCTTAATTAAATTAGGTTAAATTGTATTTAAAGATTAACTGGAATAATTTTCAGCAAAATAGTATATTTTTCGTTATGATATACGATTGTATTTATATTATTTCCAAAGTTTTGTTTTAAATATGGGAAAGGTTTTTTTACTAGGCTTTAAGTATAATTAACAATGCTACTAGCAATTCAGATTAAATTTAAATCACAAAAAAAGCCCGACTTGATAAAGTCAGGCTTCTAATATATGTGATAAAATATATTTATTTACTCATCATCTTCATCGTCTTTCAATAGTGCATAGGCTAAAACTCCACCAACTATAGCTACACCACCTACAAAAAGACCAATGTTGAAATTTCTTTGAATTTTCTCTGCTCTTGATAAATAGCTAGAGCCAATACCTTTCTTAGAAATGAAGTTTTCTAAATCGTTTACCTTATTTTCTAATTCTTTTAGTGTTCTTTCTTTAATCGTTGACATTTCGATAATTTTTAAATTTGAAAAAATTTATAAGAAATTACTTTACTATAGTATACAGGAATTATGCTGTGAATGTTGCATTTCAATTCATTTAAAGCAGTAATTAATTTTTTCTTTCTACTATTCCCGAGCCATATTCTTTTTTAACAATTTCATTTGTGGCTCCTTTAACGGATATATTACCACTACCATAGATTTTGGCATCCAGTTTTTCAGATACATTCATTTTTATGGAACCTAAGCCATATAATTTTGCATTTGCATTTTGTGCTTCGAATTCAAATGCATCTACGTCACCAGCACCGCTATTCTCTACATTCAAATTATCGGTATAACCTTTAATAGTTAGAGTGCCTGGCCCTGCTAATTTTGCATCAAGTTCTTTAGTTTTTGCATCTATTTCCATGCTACCAGTTCCTGCTACAAGCAATTCAAGTTTATCTGAAGCAATTGAATTCTCTGTAATTAGCTTACCACTTCCATTTACAGACAAATTTTGAACATCTTTTATGGAAACATAAACTTTGAGTGTGGGTAATAATTTTATATTATCTATTTTTTGCCAAATGCTTTTACTCGTTTGGGAATCATCTTTTTCGATGTTGATATGCAATACCCCTTCTTTTACAATAATTTCAGTTAAATCATAAATCTCTTTCTCTGCTTCCACTCTCACTTCTTCTTTGTTTGATTGTTTTATATAGACAGTATAGGCTGAATTAACACTAATGCTATGGAAATCCACAATGTTCATTACATCATAGTTATTGACCTGTGCTAAAAGTGAAGGTGATATAAATAAAAATAGTACTCCTAAAATAAAAATTGATTTCTTCATCATCTTAATTATTGGTGATGACTATCAAACGAACTTCTGGTGGAAATGTTAACTAATGTAATTAATTGTGATAAATTAAATAATTTTATAGATAAACATTTTATTTTTCAAGGTGAACAAAAAAAGGCTTGCGGATTAACAAGCCTTTAAAGTTTAATGTGTTTTATTCTATTATCTAATAACTCTCTCAGGGAAAACCACCACAGACTCGTTTCCATTTTTATCTACAGCAGCCACACCGAAATAATAATTATCAATTACAATTCCTTCTAAAGTATGTTCATTTACTTTTCCAACATATCGGAAATTATCCCAAGTTGGGGAAGTGGTCAATCTCCAATAAATTTTATAACCTACAATATTATCATCTTCTACTTCATCCCAAGCTAATTTGGCTGATGGTTCAACCACTCCACCTATTCCTACATTTTGTGGTGCAGGTGGTGCCCAAGCCAATCCAGCTAAAGAAATAGCATTAACAGCTGTCAGCTTT harbors:
- the gatB gene encoding Asp-tRNA(Asn)/Glu-tRNA(Gln) amidotransferase subunit GatB, whose protein sequence is MSLDKSIRDKYTVVIGLEVHAQLLTESKLFCSDSTAFGASANTHISPISLGHPGTLPMLNKKAVDYAIKMGLACDCSITKENIFARKNYFYPDLPKGYQVTQDKAPICVGGKVWIKAKGETEEKSIALNRIHMEEDAGKSIHTEDASDTLVDYNRAGVPLIEIVTEPDLRSADEAYSFLTEVRKLVRYLEICDGNMEEGSLRCDANVSVMLTNAKEYGSKVEVKNMNSIRNVHRAIEHEAERLIQLIEKGEKVISETRDFDAATGTTSSLRTKEELNDYRYFPEPDLSPLIVDEAWIEEVKAQMPALPRELAQKFTQEYGLPEYDAQVLTDNKDIALYFDNLCQETKNYKSASNWIMGTVKSYLNDNNSDITDFPISPKQLAGLIQLVDEGKVSNSVANQQIFNKMLEDQHSEAEAIAKEENLIQESSSDSIQPIIDEVLQDMADKVKEYKSGRKGLIGLFVGEVMKRSKGKADPKKTNELLQQTLK
- a CDS encoding peroxiredoxin family protein produces the protein MKIILRNSALTILAALFFVACGSDKEENEGTTISGKVENPQDQGVITLAKISAGKREVVDTLYLDANNTFESTVETTGPEFFQLNFYNTQVATLIVNDKDLNIIADGGDRNGKLEITGSKDMEYMSQLQDVMNKQTEEVQEINKEFMAARKAQDEEKMKNIQDDFLLMQEKKKEGIKKQVEEMLPSLAAIQAMNFFNPNEDFEFMQKVANTIAEAHPNSDMATFYKKQMDDMAKISVGAQAPNFSMPTPEGDTVSLKDFRGEYVLVDFWAAWCKPCRQENPNLVEAYNKYKDQGFQMLGVSLDKKREDWLRAIEADNLEWTQVSELKFWQTPIVQEYKINGIPFSLLLDPEGKIVAKNLRGERLHEKLEEIYGS
- a CDS encoding PAS domain-containing sensor histidine kinase, which gives rise to MNNSSFNYERYFELTPDLVCIAGYDGYFKKINQAVVNTLGYSFEELYASPIFSFIHPEDEKVTSIHRQELIKSNSLHNFENRYITKSGKIIWLAWTSIPSDEDQTIFAIAKEITYKKRLESERNNQLAQLSNRNAEFREINYRTTHDLRSPIQNMQTLLNMIELSDIGNQKNLNLIDLLKKGSENLKEKMNFYIDAVSTNSCPIVKLERIEIEDCLKSVLDSIDNLISSSKIEITADFSSQPYLYINRNYLESIILNLTTNAIKYSKVGSIPYLKIMSKDYPDKTELIFEDKGMGFDMEKVKDKIFGLHQTFHHNENSKGVGLYLVYTHITSLGGNISVESEVDKGAKFTITFNKELR
- a CDS encoding helix-turn-helix domain-containing protein, with the translated sequence MQQPELGQKIQNWRKAKGLTQEELVEKCNLNVRTLQRIEAGEVLPRSYTVKSILEVLKVDFSELNLKEEQQNQFSALLGNKKAYFKWGAIIGIIYLCLSFVEGFMEVGFYYWHDSERDVSGVNYSLVKIGVMLTFAVFYYPIYLIGKALNDNLIKISSIFLIVLILISNINDIVVFYTSYMSLASVMIIRSIMFGIGYILLGTAFVLRQKSLGTLSLVIGIFAIVTGLGFVSVLMAIPALFTLTIFEILMLVFIVKAMSDSGFTMRKSDQELSAAVS
- a CDS encoding ATP-binding protein, translating into MDLFKRSQGSEITDDTHDYLKNIEEAEELTLLSVKDNGVGIEPDKKEEIFSKFTRLKPQIEGTGLGLFIINKMVTNQGGRIEVESEVGDFTTFNIYLKHG
- a CDS encoding PAS domain-containing protein, which gives rise to MKKKNRKLVELNEELENYFRNTIIPQFFVDADLVLRKFSPPANAHFKLEKTDLGKSIFNLPALSQLDGLIDIIKEVITTNVDYEDEIQTTDNRWFQMNILPYTIKKKMLRMV
- a CDS encoding T9SS type A sorting domain-containing protein, whose product is MKLILYVFIMLLLFPICSNAQLRNNGNLRMHLESNIGLFGDFSNNGNFTNNLGTLHVVGSNPQKFNGTNLIHTNNLIINKASNSLQLDNVLQIAGILTFTNGLIQTDHLDITTEFVNFLDGASYTGESNTSHIDGVVRKTGNDAFVFPTGDNSILRPIAITPPASATDHFTSYYTEGNPQEFYSASSLGADLDHISACEYWILNRTGGNSNVAVTLSWDSNSCGVDNLCDLRVSRWDGAQWISGGNGGVSGTEASGTLVSGTNCSVPEPISSFSPFTLGSFSSDNPLPISLISFDAKVCESSVCLSWQTASEINNDFFTVEKSKDGVTWEAFVNLKGAGNSQSVLNYKTIDKSPFSDHSYYRLKQTDFNGEFKYSSIEGVYLENSIAQRLTIYPNPARDNVTIKGLSTELKNIKIYNLMGQEVTSSVMIIKNNITSVELDISLLIQGTYYVKTNNQHNSIIKQ
- a CDS encoding head GIN domain-containing protein, which gives rise to MKKSIFILGVLFLFISPSLLAQVNNYDVMNIVDFHSISVNSAYTVYIKQSNKEEVRVEAEKEIYDLTEIIVKEGVLHINIEKDDSQTSKSIWQKIDNIKLLPTLKVYVSIKDVQNLSVNGSGKLITENSIASDKLELLVAGTGSMEIDAKTKELDAKLAGPGTLTIKGYTDNLNVENSGAGDVDAFEFEAQNANAKLYGLGSIKMNVSEKLDAKIYGSGNISVKGATNEIVKKEYGSGIVERKN